One genomic region from Candidatus Methylomirabilota bacterium encodes:
- a CDS encoding cbb3-type cytochrome c oxidase subunit I, with protein MGVPARPRVVALLIALSVLTGCRGPSALVPAGPGAGSIAALTWVLLAVLTVVYLAVIGALLVAVRRRHPALAEPIGARSDRRAVAAVIAAGVVAPALILGVIFVVTLHTLADVLPAPTADALTVDVTAHQWWWEFDYGGDPPLRTANELHIPVGRRVMLRLHARDVIHSLWVPALHGKLDLIPGTTNVTWLQADRAGVYRGQYLLPLLLGTRDLPFPRLTALSYWTYLFGGLFLYTSFLVGAVPDGGWFAYLPLTGPRYSPGLALDFWDIGLSVAEVAALGAAAELIVGILRMRAPGMRLDRLPLFAWAMLATAIMIVFAFTPLIVGTAMLELDRKGLTRFFDPDAGGKPLLWQHICWVFCHPEVYIMFVPAVGVVSHVVQAFARRPIVGYPLMVLAIVATAIRSFGLWVHHMFTTGLSPVAMGFFTAASLMIAIPNGVQVVGWITTLLTGRPVWSVALLFVAGFIAIFTLGGLTGVMLAVVPFNWQAHDSYFVVGHFHYVLIGGVIFPVFGRLSERLGHARRGIAWHAEAGVHLSVRPRLGAVQHGHHPRGLRLRRRHRSVPGQRRLEPEDRTGRRAQPLECRHASRRSKRSLAGCAAPWPRRPLARGLAAVPGRQIVGQPAVVWAAHATVLWAWHVPALYDRALASPLVHAAEHATFLLSAAAFWALLLHEPGRWRLGVGGGLVYLFTMGMQGTILGALLVLADRPWYAAHAQGLPASGLSPLEDQHVAGLIMWIPAGVVYAAAMLALVATWLAPRPPAPDVVAGRPAP; from the coding sequence CCCTCGGCGCTGGTCCCGGCCGGTCCCGGCGCGGGTAGCATCGCAGCGCTCACCTGGGTGCTGCTGGCCGTGCTGACGGTGGTCTATCTCGCGGTGATCGGGGCCCTGCTCGTCGCGGTTCGTCGGCGACATCCCGCGCTCGCGGAGCCCATCGGGGCCCGCTCGGACCGCCGGGCGGTCGCCGCGGTGATCGCCGCCGGCGTCGTCGCCCCCGCGCTCATCCTCGGCGTGATCTTCGTCGTCACGCTACACACGCTGGCCGACGTGTTGCCGGCGCCGACCGCCGACGCGCTGACCGTCGACGTGACTGCGCACCAGTGGTGGTGGGAATTCGACTACGGTGGCGATCCGCCGCTGCGAACCGCCAACGAGCTGCACATCCCGGTCGGGCGCCGGGTCATGCTCCGCCTGCACGCGCGTGACGTGATCCACAGCCTCTGGGTCCCGGCTCTGCACGGCAAGCTCGACCTCATCCCGGGGACCACGAACGTCACCTGGCTGCAGGCCGACCGCGCTGGCGTCTACCGCGGGCAGTACCTGCTCCCGCTCTTGCTGGGCACGCGCGACCTGCCGTTTCCGCGCCTGACCGCGCTGAGCTACTGGACGTACCTGTTCGGCGGTCTCTTCCTCTACACGAGCTTTCTGGTCGGCGCCGTTCCGGACGGCGGATGGTTCGCGTACCTGCCGCTCACCGGGCCGCGCTACTCGCCGGGCCTGGCCCTGGATTTCTGGGACATCGGGCTCAGCGTGGCCGAAGTGGCCGCCCTGGGCGCCGCCGCCGAGCTGATCGTCGGAATCTTGCGGATGCGGGCGCCCGGCATGCGTCTGGACCGCCTGCCCCTGTTCGCCTGGGCGATGCTGGCCACCGCCATCATGATCGTATTCGCCTTCACACCGCTCATCGTGGGCACCGCGATGCTGGAGCTCGACCGCAAGGGCCTCACGCGCTTCTTCGATCCCGACGCCGGGGGCAAGCCCTTGCTCTGGCAGCACATCTGCTGGGTGTTCTGCCACCCCGAGGTCTACATCATGTTCGTCCCCGCCGTCGGCGTGGTCTCCCACGTCGTGCAGGCGTTCGCCCGGCGCCCCATCGTGGGCTACCCCCTCATGGTGCTGGCCATCGTGGCCACGGCCATCCGGAGCTTCGGGCTCTGGGTGCACCACATGTTCACGACGGGGCTGTCGCCCGTCGCCATGGGCTTCTTCACGGCGGCCAGCCTCATGATCGCGATCCCGAACGGCGTGCAGGTCGTGGGGTGGATCACCACGCTCCTCACGGGCCGCCCGGTGTGGAGCGTCGCACTGCTGTTCGTGGCCGGGTTCATTGCCATCTTCACGCTGGGTGGGCTCACCGGCGTCATGCTGGCGGTGGTGCCGTTCAACTGGCAGGCCCACGACAGCTACTTCGTCGTCGGCCATTTCCATTACGTGCTGATCGGGGGCGTGATCTTCCCCGTCTTCGGACGCCTGAGCGAGCGGCTCGGCCATGCACGTCGTGGGATTGCTTGGCATGCCGAGGCGGGTGTTCACCTATCCGTCCGACCTCGGCTGGGAGCCGTACAACATGGTCACCACCCTCGGGGCCTTCGGCTTCGCCGCCGGCATCGGTCTGTTCCTGGTCAACGTCGTCTGGAGCCTGAGGACCGGACCGGCCGCCGGGCCCAACCCCTGGAATGCCGACACGCCTCACGGCGATCGAAGCGCTCCCTCGCCGGCTGCGCCGCCCCCTGGCCGCGCCGCCCCCTGGCCCGCGGCCTCGCGGCCGTGCCGGGCCGGCAGATCGTCGGTCAGCCGGCCGTCGTCTGGGCCGCCCACGCGACCGTCCTGTGGGCCTGGCACGTCCCGGCCCTGTACGACCGCGCCCTGGCCAGCCCCCTCGTGCACGCGGCCGAGCACGCGACTTTCCTGCTCAGCGCGGCGGCATTCTGGGCCTTGCTGCTGCACGAGCCGGGACGTTGGCGCCTGGGCGTGGGCGGGGGCCTCGTCTACCTGTTCACCATGGGCATGCAGGGCACGATCCTGGGAGCCTTGCTCGTCCTGGCCGATCGGCCCTGGTACGCGGCTCACGCTCAGGGCCTGCCGGCGTCCGGGCTTTCTCCGCTGGAAGATCAACACGTGGCCGGCCTCATCATGTGGATCCCCGCCGGCGTGGTGTATGCGGCAGCGATGCTGGCGCTCGTGGCGACGTGGCTGGCACCGCGGCCACCGGCGCCGGACGTCGTGGCCGGACGGCCGGCGCCGTGA
- a CDS encoding aldo/keto reductase, whose product MDYLPLGHSSLKASRLGLGLMSMSGIYGKGDDQESVDTMRHAIQRGINFLDSSDMYGWGHNEELFGRAIKGLRNQVLVTTKFGQVRSEGGRNLVNGRPEYVQQACEASLKRLGVDVIDLYSQHRVDPSVPIEDTVGAMARLIEEGKVRAIGLSEAAPATIRRAHAVHPISTVQLEYSLLYRQEAEQTLPTCRELGITFVAYSPLGRGFLTGRIQNLSDLLENDRRRDHPRFQEANFGRNRQLVQTIEQIAKGKGCTPAQLVLAWLLAQGPDIIPIPGTKRKARVDENLGALDVKLDAQEVARISAAVPVGAAAGTRYPEPQMKGVYI is encoded by the coding sequence ATGGACTATCTCCCGCTGGGACACAGCTCACTGAAGGCGTCCCGCCTGGGCCTGGGCCTGATGTCGATGTCCGGCATCTACGGCAAGGGCGACGACCAGGAGTCCGTCGACACCATGCGCCACGCCATCCAGCGCGGCATCAACTTCCTGGACAGCTCCGACATGTACGGCTGGGGCCACAACGAGGAACTGTTCGGCCGTGCGATCAAGGGGCTGCGCAATCAGGTGCTGGTGACTACGAAGTTCGGCCAGGTCCGCAGCGAGGGCGGACGCAACCTGGTCAACGGCCGGCCCGAGTACGTGCAGCAGGCCTGCGAGGCCAGCCTCAAGCGCCTGGGCGTCGACGTGATCGACCTGTACTCCCAGCACCGGGTGGATCCCAGCGTGCCCATCGAGGACACCGTCGGCGCCATGGCGCGGCTCATCGAGGAGGGCAAGGTCCGCGCGATCGGGCTGTCGGAGGCGGCGCCGGCCACGATCCGCCGGGCGCACGCCGTGCACCCGATCAGCACCGTCCAGCTCGAGTACTCGCTGCTCTATCGCCAGGAAGCCGAGCAGACCCTGCCCACCTGCCGCGAGCTCGGCATCACCTTCGTCGCCTACTCGCCTCTCGGCCGCGGGTTCCTCACCGGGCGGATCCAGAACCTCAGCGACCTCCTCGAGAACGACCGCCGGCGGGACCACCCCCGCTTCCAGGAAGCCAACTTCGGCCGCAACCGGCAGCTGGTCCAGACCATCGAGCAGATCGCCAAGGGCAAGGGCTGCACGCCGGCCCAGCTCGTGCTGGCGTGGCTCCTGGCCCAGGGCCCGGACATCATCCCGATCCCGGGCACCAAGCGGAAGGCGCGGGTCGACGAGAACCTGGGCGCGCTCGACGTCAAGCTCGACGCGCAGGAGGTCGCGCGCATCTCGGCGGCGGTGCCGGTAGGCGCGGCCGCGGGCACGCGCTATCCCGAGCCCCAGATGAAGGGCGTGTACATCTAG
- a CDS encoding aldehyde ferredoxin oxidoreductase family protein, translating to MAITGRLLHVDLGTRQTRTEEIPETLMRKYLGGGALAAHILLRDMPPGVDPLGPANVLVFVTSVLNGLSLSGTNRYTAAAKSPLTGGYGESEAGGWWGPELRAAGWDGVVIHGQADQPVYLWIKDDRVEVRDARAYWGKLSGEVQDGLEQELGDKRIRVLQTGIAGERGVRFAAIVNQLKHFHGRCGLGAVMGAKRLKAVVVRGSKPPVAIDREGAKRALVWFKEHYDRAKDRFHQLGSSSAVMALEASGILPTRNFRDGSFEHARAISGQTMRDTILVNRGTCYACAVACKREVEVESLGVTAKFGGPEYETLAASGSLCGVSDLNALALVNQLYAQYVLDSISTGAVIAFAMECFEHGIITPQMTGGIDLTWGNAEGLVQIVHAIGKREGIGTLLGEGVKRAAAELGRGAERFALHVKGQELPMHDPRGKKGLSLAYALSPTGADHMEAPHDPLYAGFHPHGHPLGPLGLIEPLDPLDLDSRKVRAFFETQKLWSSYNAVGMCDFVGTPLNGLEMEPLVAYINAVTGWNMSLYELLKVGERNNTLGRVFNCREGFTPADDLLPQRMHEGIGNGPLKGQRIDPGEFLAARRTYYQMAGWDPETGQPTAAKLAELGLEEPSLAPA from the coding sequence ATGGCGATCACCGGCAGGCTGCTGCACGTCGACCTGGGGACCAGGCAGACGCGGACCGAAGAGATCCCCGAGACACTGATGCGCAAGTATCTCGGCGGCGGCGCTCTGGCCGCCCACATCCTCCTGCGCGACATGCCCCCCGGCGTCGATCCCCTGGGGCCGGCGAACGTGCTGGTCTTCGTCACCAGCGTCCTCAACGGGCTCTCCCTCAGCGGCACCAACCGCTACACGGCGGCCGCCAAGTCCCCGCTGACCGGCGGCTATGGCGAATCCGAGGCCGGCGGCTGGTGGGGGCCCGAATTGCGGGCCGCCGGATGGGACGGCGTCGTCATCCACGGCCAGGCCGACCAACCCGTCTACCTGTGGATCAAGGACGACCGGGTCGAGGTGCGCGACGCCCGGGCCTATTGGGGCAAGCTCTCCGGCGAGGTCCAGGACGGGCTCGAGCAAGAGCTGGGCGACAAGCGCATCCGCGTGCTGCAGACCGGGATCGCCGGCGAGCGGGGCGTGCGCTTCGCCGCCATCGTGAACCAACTCAAGCACTTCCACGGCCGCTGCGGGCTGGGCGCGGTGATGGGCGCCAAGCGCCTGAAGGCCGTCGTGGTCCGGGGCTCCAAGCCGCCCGTGGCGATCGACAGGGAGGGCGCCAAGCGCGCGCTCGTCTGGTTCAAGGAGCACTACGACCGGGCCAAGGACCGCTTCCACCAGCTCGGGTCCTCCAGCGCGGTGATGGCGCTCGAGGCCTCCGGCATCCTGCCCACGCGCAACTTCCGCGACGGGTCCTTCGAGCACGCGCGCGCCATCAGCGGCCAGACGATGCGCGACACCATCCTGGTCAACCGCGGGACCTGCTACGCCTGCGCGGTGGCCTGCAAGCGCGAGGTCGAGGTGGAGAGCCTCGGCGTCACCGCCAAGTTCGGCGGCCCCGAGTACGAGACGCTGGCCGCCTCGGGCTCGCTGTGCGGCGTGAGCGATCTCAACGCGCTGGCCCTGGTCAATCAGCTCTACGCCCAGTACGTGCTGGACTCGATCTCGACGGGAGCCGTCATCGCCTTCGCCATGGAGTGCTTCGAGCACGGCATCATCACCCCGCAGATGACCGGCGGGATCGACCTCACCTGGGGTAACGCCGAGGGGCTCGTGCAGATCGTGCACGCCATCGGCAAGCGGGAGGGGATCGGCACGCTCCTCGGCGAGGGGGTCAAGCGCGCGGCGGCCGAGCTGGGCCGAGGCGCGGAGCGCTTCGCCCTTCACGTCAAGGGCCAGGAGCTGCCGATGCACGACCCGCGGGGCAAGAAGGGCCTGTCCCTGGCCTACGCGCTGTCGCCCACCGGGGCCGACCACATGGAGGCCCCGCACGATCCGCTCTACGCAGGCTTTCACCCCCATGGTCACCCTCTGGGGCCGCTCGGGCTCATCGAGCCGCTCGATCCGCTCGACCTCGACAGCCGCAAGGTCCGCGCCTTCTTCGAGACGCAGAAGCTGTGGTCCAGCTACAACGCGGTGGGAATGTGCGACTTCGTGGGCACGCCGCTCAACGGTCTCGAGATGGAGCCCCTGGTCGCCTACATCAACGCCGTCACCGGATGGAACATGAGCCTCTATGAGCTGCTCAAGGTGGGCGAGCGGAACAACACGCTGGGGCGGGTCTTCAATTGCCGTGAAGGCTTCACCCCCGCCGACGATCTCTTGCCCCAGCGGATGCACGAGGGCATCGGCAACGGTCCGCTCAAGGGCCAGCGCATCGATCCCGGCGAGTTCCTGGCCGCCCGCCGCACCTACTACCAGATGGCGGGCTGGGATCCCGAGACGGGGCAGCCGACGGCGGCCAAGCTGGCCGAGCTGGGGCTGGAGGAGCCGTCGTTGGCTCCGGCCTGA
- a CDS encoding carboxymuconolactone decarboxylase family protein produces the protein MTDAPISRFPIPDLASLPPDVREAIQNVTTKTGFTPNVFLAYAWKPEHFRAFFGFYETLMRGPSGLSRPERELIALAASATNDCLY, from the coding sequence ATGACCGACGCGCCGATCAGCCGGTTCCCCATTCCCGACCTGGCGTCGCTGCCGCCCGACGTGCGCGAGGCCATCCAGAACGTCACCACCAAGACCGGCTTCACGCCCAACGTGTTCCTGGCCTACGCCTGGAAGCCCGAGCATTTCCGGGCGTTCTTCGGCTTCTACGAGACGCTCATGCGCGGGCCGTCGGGCCTGAGCCGCCCCGAGCGCGAGCTGATCGCGCTGGCGGCCAGCGCCACGAATGACTGCCTCTACTGA
- a CDS encoding alpha/beta hydrolase: MNRLRPEDLQLVVDGLRLHVLDWGGAGRTPLLLLHGFTGHAHAWDTLAIALQPHFHVYALDQRGHGDSDPADTYNAIVAFGDLSGVIAQLGLTSLVVVGLSMGGRNAMYFSAQRPEVVQRLVVVDIGPEISTRAAATPAGPPEPDVWESIEQAARHLYRANPLPGIHYYRWVVSHSLRERPEGGLVWKWHPSVKTRRSTPDVDWWAIVRAIQAPTLVLRGERSPVLDREVAERMAKELPRGKFVEIPRAVHTLHEDNPEAVLAVLREFLGF, translated from the coding sequence ATGAACCGGTTACGCCCCGAGGATCTCCAGCTGGTGGTCGATGGCCTGCGACTGCACGTGCTGGACTGGGGCGGCGCGGGCCGCACGCCGCTGCTCCTGCTGCACGGCTTCACCGGCCACGCCCACGCTTGGGACACGCTCGCCATCGCCCTGCAGCCGCACTTCCACGTGTACGCGCTGGACCAGCGGGGCCACGGCGACAGCGACCCCGCCGACACCTACAACGCCATCGTCGCGTTCGGTGACCTTTCCGGCGTCATCGCCCAGCTCGGTCTGACCTCCCTCGTCGTCGTCGGTCTGTCGATGGGCGGGCGCAACGCCATGTACTTCAGCGCCCAGCGGCCGGAGGTGGTCCAGCGGCTGGTCGTGGTGGACATCGGCCCCGAGATCAGCACGCGCGCCGCCGCCACGCCGGCCGGCCCGCCCGAGCCCGACGTGTGGGAAAGCATCGAGCAGGCGGCCCGGCATCTGTATCGCGCCAACCCGCTGCCCGGCATCCATTACTACCGCTGGGTCGTCTCGCACAGCCTGCGGGAGCGGCCCGAGGGCGGGCTGGTGTGGAAGTGGCATCCGAGCGTCAAGACGCGACGATCGACTCCGGACGTCGACTGGTGGGCCATCGTGCGCGCCATCCAGGCCCCCACGCTGGTGTTGCGCGGGGAGAGGAGCCCCGTGCTGGACCGCGAGGTTGCCGAGCGCATGGCCAAGGAGCTGCCTCGCGGGAAGTTCGTGGAGATCCCCCGGGCCGTCCACACGCTGCACGAGGACAACCCCGAGGCCGTGCTGGCCGTGCTGCGCGAATTCCTCGGATTCTGA